A single genomic interval of Lathyrus oleraceus cultivar Zhongwan6 chromosome 7, CAAS_Psat_ZW6_1.0, whole genome shotgun sequence harbors:
- the LOC127101195 gene encoding methylcrotonoyl-CoA carboxylase beta chain, mitochondrial: MIRIIGRKANWISSNLLLKRGLCLGALPHGGAMEHLITQLQSHVHNVLAGGGPQAVKRNSSRNKLLPRQRIDRILDPGSSFLELSQLAGHELYEEPLPSGGVVTGIGPVHGRLCMFVANDPTVKGGTYYPITVKKHLRAQEIAAQCNLPCVYLVDSGGAFLPKQADVFPDRENFGRIFYNQAIMSAQGIPQIALVLGSCTAGGAYIPAMADESVMVKGNGTIFLAGPPLVKAATGEEVSAEDLGGAAVHCKTSGVSDYFAQDELHALALGRDIVKNLHMAGRDVSANGLQNMNYEYKEPLYDVNELRSIAPVDLKQQFDIREVISRIVDGSEFDEFKKLYGTTLVTGFARIFGQPVGIIGNNGILFNESALKGAHFIELCTQRNIPLVFLQNITGFMVGSKSEANGIAKSGAKMVMAVSCAKVPKITIIVGGSFGAGNYAMCGRAYSPNFMFLWPNARISVMGGAQAAGVLAQVEKGSKKKQGIQWNKEEEEKFKRKVVEAYEREGSPYYSTARLWDDGIIDPADTRKIIGLCVSASLNRPIENTKYGVFRM, encoded by the exons ATGATCAGAATAATTGGAAGAAAAGCAAATTGGATATCCTCCAATTTACTGTTAAAAAGAGGGTTGTGTTTGGGTGCCCTTCCCCATGGCGGAGCCATGGAACACTTGATCACTCAGCTCCAATCTCACGTCCATAACGTCCTTGCTGGTGGTGGACCACAAGCTGTCAAAAGGAACAGTAGTAGAAACAAGCTTCTTCCCAGACAAAGAATCGATCGCATCCTTGATCCCGGTTCTTCCTTCCTTGAGCTCTCACAG cttGCAGGACATGAGCTCTATGAAGAGCCTTTACCATCTGGTGGGGTTGTGACCGGGATAGGTCCGGTTCATGGAAGACTTTGTATGTTTGTGGCGAATGATCCTACTGTTAAAGGAGGGACTTATTATCCTATTACTGTTAAGAAGCATCTCAGGGCACAGGAGATTGCTGCTCAATGCAATTTGCCATGCGTGTATCTCGTTGACAGTGGTGGCGCTTTTCTTCCGAAGCAGGCTGATGTGTTTCCGGACAGGGAGAATTTTGGGAGAATATTTTATAATCAGGCTATAATGTCTGCTCAGGGGATTCCTCAAATTGCTTTGGTGTTAGGTTCTTGCACGGCTGGTGGTGCCTATATACCTGCTATGGCGGATGAAAGCGTCATGGTCAAGGGAAATGGCACTATTTTTTTGGCAGGGCCGCCTCTTGTTAAG GCTGCCACTGGAGAAGAAGTTTCTGCAGAGGATTTAGGAGGTGCTGCTGTGCACTGCAAGACATCGGGTGTTTCAGACTATTTTGCTCAAG ATGAACTTCACGCACTTGCACTTGGGAGGGACATTGTTAAGAATTTGCATATGGCTGGGAGAGATGTCTCAGCAAATGGATTGCAAAATATGAATTATGAATATAAAGAGCCACTATATGATGTTAATGAACTTCGTTCTATTGCTCCCGTTGATCTCAAGCAGCAGTTTGATATCCGAGAAGTGATTTCTCGTATTGTTGATGGAAGTGAATTTGATGAATTCAAGAAACTGTATGGCACT ACTCTTGTTACAGGTTTTGCTAGGATTTTTGGACAGCCTGTAGGAATTATTGGAAACAATGGGATTTTATTTAATGAATCTGCTCTGAAAGGGGCTCATTTCATTGAATTATGTACTCAGCGTAACATTCCCTTGGTCTTCCTTCAGAACATCACTGGATTCATG GTGGGCTCAAAATCCGAGGCAAATGGCATAGCAAAGTCTGGTGCGAAAATGGTGATGGCTGTATCTTGCGCAAAG GTACCTAAAATCACTATAATTGTTGGTGGAAGCTTTGGTGCCGGAAACTATGCAATGTGTGGCCGTGCCTATAGTCCAAACTTCATGTTCCTTTGGCCTAATGCGAGAATATCAGTGATGGGTGGTGCTCAG GCTGCTGGTGTTCTGGCACAAGTAGAGAAAGGCAGTAAGAAAAAGCAAGGAATTCAG TGGAACAAGGAGGAGGAAGAAAAGTTCAAAAGAAAAGTAGTTGAGGCGTACGAGAGAGAAGGAAGTCCTTATTACTCAACGGCGAGGCTTTGGGATGATGGAATTATTGATCCAGCTGATACAAGAAAAATAATTGGTCTATGTGTTTCAGCTTCCTTGAACCGTCCCATAGAAAATACCAAATATGGTGTATTTAGAATGTGA